In Helicobacter sp. MIT 05-5293, the DNA window GTTTATTGAATTTATGGAAAACACTCACGCGAATGCAGCTATCAAGGGGCTATCAAGCAAAGATATTTTGCGTATCATCGCCACTAAATACAGCTTTGAACTTCTCCAAAAAGAGCATTTTGGACCAGCTAAAATCTATGCCCTATCCCAAAATGCCCCACACACACAAAAAGCCTATGCTTTTGGCATCATTTCTCCCCATGAAGATGATTTTTGCCAGAGTTGCAATCGTATCCGATTAACGAGTGATGGCGTCATTTGTCCTTGCCTTTATTATCAAGAAAGTGTCTCTCTTAAAGAAGCAATTCTTGCTAATGACACCGCACAAATGCAAAAACTTTTAGAAATTGCCATCAAAAACAAACCCGAAAAGAATCAATGGGATACAAATATGGTAGAATCCAAACATTCAGCGCGTGCTTTTTATTACACGGGCGGTTGAACCAAATTAATTAGCAGTATAACAAAAGGAGCAATTATGGATTTGTTGCAAAGAGTTTTGCACAATGAGAATCTAAGCGTCCAAGAGCTTAGCAAACTTTATGAATATGATATTTTTACGCTTGGTGAAGTAGCGCATCAATTACGCAAAGAACGATATGAGGATAAAGTATTTTTCAATATCAATCGTCATATTAATCCAAGCAATATTTGCGCCGATGTGTGCAAATTTTGCGCATTTTCAGCTTCACGCAAAAATCCTAACCCTTATTCAATGAGTATTGATGAAATACTCTCTCAAGCACGCCGTTCTTACGAAGCAGGTGCGAAAGAATTACATGTCGTATCCAGTCATAATCCCTATTATACTTATGATTGGTATTTTGAGCTTTTTGCAGAAATCAAAAAAGCCATGCCAGATATTCACCTCAAGGCTTTGACAGCTGCAGAAGTGGATTACTTAGACAGAATCTCCCACAAAGGCTATCAAAATGTGCTTGAAGATATGGCAAAGGTAGGGGTAGATTCTATGCCCGGTGGAGGTGCAGAAATCTTTGATGAAAAAGTGCGAAGCTTCATTTGCAAGGGAAAAGTCAGCTCTACAAGATGGCTAGAAATACATCAATATTGGCATTCTTTGGGCAAAATGAGTAATGCTACAATGCTTTTTGGACATATTGAGACACGAGAAAATCGCATCGATCATAT includes these proteins:
- the mqnE gene encoding aminofutalosine synthase MqnE; protein product: MDLLQRVLHNENLSVQELSKLYEYDIFTLGEVAHQLRKERYEDKVFFNINRHINPSNICADVCKFCAFSASRKNPNPYSMSIDEILSQARRSYEAGAKELHVVSSHNPYYTYDWYFELFAEIKKAMPDIHLKALTAAEVDYLDRISHKGYQNVLEDMAKVGVDSMPGGGAEIFDEKVRSFICKGKVSSTRWLEIHQYWHSLGKMSNATMLFGHIETRENRIDHILRLRDAQSDSAIVQSKKGGFNAFIPLLYQRQNNFLNVQKFPSGQEILKTISIARILLPNIPHIKAYWATLGLNLAIVAQEFGADDMDGTIEIESIQSAAGAKSKSGASKEDLIAQIKDAGLRAIERDSLYNEIKEW